From a single Gemmatimonadota bacterium genomic region:
- a CDS encoding PQQ-binding-like beta-propeller repeat protein, producing MSVRLRPIGALVCLIALSACSGAPRYDPSDWPVYGGNDDHTHYSTLSQISPDNVARLEVAWTFDTGDAFPGSEMQANPIVIDGVLYGTTPKLHVFALDAATGRVLWRFDPNDGEPPASRIRHRGVVVTGDRVLFNYRNRLYALDRVTGRPIPSFGTDGIVDLREGLGRPAEGLSVSASTPGVVFENLLIMGSSVPEALPSAPGDIRAYDIRTGALVWSFHTIPHPGEFGYDSWPENAWQIAGGANAWSGVTLDRERKMVFAATGSASYDFYGANRAGDNLFANSVLALDARTGERLWHFQGLRHDLWDRDFPAAPALVTVRRNGRSADAVAQITKTGHVYVFERTTGELLFPVEERPVPQGGLEGEYTAPSQPFPLAPPPFARQHLTADDLTQRTPEAHAAALVTFQAYHTDDPFSPPDTSGMIIFPGVDGGGEWGGPAFDPETGLLYVNSNEMAWLLKLVPQSDESLYGATCGNCHGSQQQGTALGPSLQGVFDRRTREQVVQLIRDGTGLMPAFGAAMGGATIEAIVRYLETGIDVAAGTVGSSPYVLPYRTAFFDIFLDHEGYPGIRPPWGTLNAIDLNEGTLRWSIPFGVYPALAAQGLTDTGTDNYGGAIVTQNGLLIIAATTYDNRIRAYEKSTGTLLWEAELPAAGNATPATYMVDGKQYVVIACGGGKNGAPSGGTYVAFALPD from the coding sequence ATGTCCGTCCGTCTCCGGCCGATCGGCGCGCTGGTCTGCCTGATTGCACTGAGCGCCTGCTCGGGTGCACCCCGCTACGACCCGTCGGATTGGCCGGTGTACGGCGGCAACGACGACCACACGCACTACAGCACCCTGTCGCAGATCTCCCCGGACAACGTGGCTCGTCTGGAGGTGGCGTGGACGTTCGACACGGGTGACGCATTTCCAGGCTCGGAGATGCAGGCCAACCCCATCGTGATCGACGGCGTGCTCTACGGCACCACACCCAAGCTGCACGTCTTCGCGTTGGATGCCGCCACGGGCCGGGTGCTCTGGCGATTCGACCCCAACGACGGGGAGCCGCCCGCGTCCCGCATCCGTCATCGTGGCGTAGTGGTGACCGGCGACCGGGTGCTCTTCAACTACCGGAATCGACTGTATGCGCTGGACCGGGTGACCGGCCGGCCGATCCCGTCGTTCGGCACCGACGGGATCGTGGATCTGCGAGAGGGTCTGGGCCGCCCCGCCGAGGGGCTGTCGGTGAGCGCGAGCACGCCGGGCGTGGTCTTCGAGAACCTGCTGATCATGGGCAGCTCGGTGCCGGAAGCCCTGCCCAGCGCGCCGGGGGATATCCGCGCCTACGACATCCGCACCGGTGCGCTGGTGTGGAGCTTTCACACGATTCCCCATCCGGGCGAGTTCGGGTACGACAGCTGGCCCGAGAACGCCTGGCAGATCGCGGGGGGCGCCAACGCCTGGAGCGGCGTGACGCTGGACCGCGAGCGCAAGATGGTCTTCGCGGCGACGGGATCGGCGTCCTACGACTTCTACGGCGCCAATCGCGCCGGCGATAATCTGTTCGCCAACAGTGTGCTGGCGTTGGACGCGCGCACGGGCGAGCGCCTCTGGCACTTCCAGGGCCTGCGCCACGACCTGTGGGATCGCGACTTCCCGGCTGCGCCTGCGCTGGTCACGGTGCGCCGGAACGGACGGTCCGCCGATGCCGTGGCGCAGATCACCAAGACGGGCCACGTCTATGTGTTCGAGCGGACTACGGGGGAGTTGCTCTTCCCCGTCGAAGAGCGGCCGGTACCGCAGGGTGGCCTGGAAGGTGAATACACGGCTCCATCGCAACCCTTCCCGCTGGCGCCCCCTCCCTTCGCGCGCCAACACCTCACCGCGGACGACCTGACCCAACGTACGCCGGAAGCCCACGCAGCCGCGCTGGTGACGTTCCAGGCCTACCACACCGACGATCCCTTTTCGCCTCCGGACACGAGTGGGATGATCATCTTCCCGGGAGTGGACGGCGGGGGCGAGTGGGGTGGGCCCGCCTTCGATCCCGAGACGGGTTTGCTCTACGTCAACTCGAACGAGATGGCCTGGCTGCTGAAGCTCGTGCCCCAGAGCGACGAGTCGCTGTACGGGGCGACCTGCGGCAATTGCCACGGGAGCCAGCAACAGGGCACGGCGTTGGGGCCGTCTCTACAAGGCGTGTTCGACCGCCGTACGCGTGAGCAGGTGGTTCAGCTCATCCGGGATGGCACCGGACTGATGCCTGCGTTCGGTGCCGCGATGGGTGGGGCCACCATCGAGGCGATCGTGCGCTACCTGGAGACCGGGATCGACGTGGCGGCCGGGACGGTGGGTTCCTCGCCCTATGTGCTTCCCTACCGTACCGCGTTCTTCGACATCTTCCTGGACCACGAAGGCTATCCCGGCATCCGTCCGCCCTGGGGCACGCTCAACGCCATCGATCTGAACGAGGGCACTCTGCGCTGGTCCATCCCCTTCGGGGTGTATCCCGCCCTGGCGGCCCAGGGCCTCACCGACACGGGCACCGACAACTACGGTGGCGCGATCGTGACGCAGAACGGACTGCTGATCATCGCCGCTACCACGTACGACAACCGCATCCGCGCCTACGAGAAGAGCACGGGCACCCTGCTCTGGGAGGCGGAGTTGCCCGCGGCCGGCAACGCCACGCCGGCCACCTACATGGTGGACGGAAAACAGTACGTCGTCATCGCCTGCGGGGGTGGAAAGAACGGAGCGCCCAGCGGCGGCACCTACGTGGCGTTCGCACTCCCGGATTGA
- a CDS encoding aldo/keto reductase, with protein MVSRRDWLRITAGAGAVLGLQPRLLDALAPQQQPLLRKIPSTGEEIPVIGLGGANTFSQVAREQDFEAVRGVLKALVDGGGTLFDTAPGYGASEEVAGQVAEELGIADRIFWATKLNVVGRGGGMADAAAAREQVERSFERLRREVIDLIQVHNMADPPTQLGILKEQKDQGRVRYIGITTTSERQYGELEAVMRNEPLDFIGIDYAVDNRAAEEVILPLAQERKIGVLVYLPFGRSRMWARIGDRPLPEWAAEFDAHSWAQFMLKFVVAHPAVTVATPGTSDPGHMIDNLGGGSGRLPTPDHLRRMVELVEALPAASR; from the coding sequence ATGGTCTCACGTCGCGATTGGCTTCGAATCACGGCCGGTGCTGGCGCGGTCCTGGGCCTGCAACCGCGCTTGCTCGATGCGCTCGCTCCGCAGCAGCAGCCTTTGTTGCGGAAGATCCCCTCCACGGGAGAGGAGATCCCCGTGATCGGGCTCGGCGGCGCCAACACGTTTTCACAGGTGGCGCGCGAACAGGACTTCGAGGCGGTGCGCGGTGTGCTGAAGGCGCTGGTGGACGGCGGCGGCACGCTGTTCGATACCGCGCCCGGCTATGGAGCCTCGGAAGAGGTGGCCGGCCAGGTCGCGGAGGAGCTCGGCATCGCCGACCGGATCTTCTGGGCCACCAAGCTGAACGTGGTGGGCCGCGGCGGCGGCATGGCCGACGCGGCCGCCGCCCGCGAACAGGTCGAACGTTCCTTCGAGCGCCTGCGCAGGGAGGTGATCGACCTCATCCAGGTCCACAACATGGCCGACCCGCCCACTCAGCTCGGCATCCTCAAGGAGCAGAAGGACCAGGGGAGGGTGCGCTACATCGGCATCACCACCACCAGCGAACGTCAATACGGCGAGTTGGAAGCCGTGATGCGCAACGAACCGCTCGACTTCATCGGCATCGACTACGCGGTCGATAATCGGGCGGCCGAAGAGGTCATCCTGCCGCTGGCGCAGGAGCGCAAGATCGGCGTGCTGGTGTACCTGCCGTTCGGCCGTAGCCGCATGTGGGCCCGCATCGGGGATCGTCCGCTGCCGGAGTGGGCGGCGGAGTTCGACGCCCACAGCTGGGCGCAGTTCATGTTGAAGTTCGTGGTGGCGCACCCGGCGGTGACCGTGGCCACGCCCGGCACCAGTGACCCCGGCCACATGATCGACAACCTCGGCGGTGGCTCCGGTCGTCTGCCCACGCCGGACCACCTGCGTCGCATGGTGGAGTTGGTCGAGGCGCTGCCCGCTGCCTCGAGATAG
- a CDS encoding epimerase, which produces MGTTRKDFLKLSAAAGTALGLGIAPERLSARVALQQAPRRKLDLLILGGTGFIGPYQVRYALSRGHNVTLFNRGSGNSMFPELETLIGDRTGDLESLKGRRWDAVIDNARQEPSWVRLSGEVLKDSVGLYLYVSSRSAYADLSRVPMTSDAPTWTYETAGIKRGDPVNYGLGKAESEREAQRAFPGRATILRPGLIIGPDDDTDRFTYWPARINRGGEVLAPGDPTDPVQIIDVRDFTEWTIRLAEDNRAGVFNVVGPRIPRPMSELLYGVRAVTTAETSFTWVPTDFLTDLGVRPYSDMPVWRPPTPGNEGFARFDLTPEVEAGLTFRPLAVTAKDTLDFHLSRSPERQAAFRAGINAQREAEVLAAWHAHNR; this is translated from the coding sequence ATGGGCACCACACGTAAGGACTTCCTCAAGCTCTCCGCCGCGGCCGGCACCGCACTGGGACTCGGCATCGCGCCGGAACGGTTGTCCGCTCGAGTAGCGCTCCAGCAGGCGCCACGTCGCAAGCTGGATCTCCTGATCCTCGGCGGCACGGGATTCATCGGCCCCTACCAAGTCCGCTACGCCCTCTCGCGCGGACACAACGTCACGCTGTTCAATCGCGGCTCGGGCAACAGCATGTTCCCCGAGCTGGAGACGCTGATCGGCGACCGCACCGGAGATCTCGAGTCGTTGAAGGGTCGCCGCTGGGACGCGGTGATCGACAACGCCCGTCAGGAACCCAGTTGGGTGCGACTCTCCGGCGAGGTGCTCAAGGACTCGGTGGGGCTCTACCTCTACGTGTCGTCCAGGTCGGCCTACGCCGATCTGAGCCGCGTGCCCATGACCTCGGACGCGCCCACCTGGACCTACGAGACAGCCGGCATCAAGCGGGGCGATCCCGTCAACTACGGCCTGGGCAAGGCCGAGTCCGAGCGGGAAGCCCAGCGCGCCTTTCCGGGCCGTGCCACCATCCTGCGGCCGGGCCTCATCATCGGGCCCGACGACGACACCGACCGCTTCACCTACTGGCCGGCTCGCATCAATCGCGGAGGCGAGGTCCTCGCGCCGGGCGATCCCACGGATCCGGTGCAGATCATCGACGTGCGGGATTTCACGGAGTGGACCATCCGCTTGGCCGAGGACAACCGGGCAGGCGTCTTCAACGTGGTGGGACCGCGGATCCCTCGCCCCATGTCGGAGCTGCTCTATGGCGTTCGCGCCGTCACCACCGCGGAAACCAGCTTCACTTGGGTTCCCACGGATTTCCTGACCGACTTGGGGGTACGCCCATACTCAGACATGCCGGTCTGGCGGCCGCCCACGCCGGGCAATGAGGGCTTCGCCCGCTTCGACCTCACACCCGAAGTGGAAGCGGGCCTCACGTTCCGCCCCCTGGCTGTTACGGCCAAGGACACGCTGGATTTCCATCTGTCCCGGTCACCGGAGCGGCAAGCGGCGTTCCGCGCGGGCATCAATGCCCAGCGGGAAGCCGAGGTGCTCGCGGCCTGGCACGCACACAACCGCTGA
- a CDS encoding MFS transporter, producing the protein MHTRPPSNAPPSPLTRLLQRGATIEPGETAAVVTAFLLFFCVMSGYFSVRPVRETVGTILGPERTADLYIATWIASLAIVPAYGWLCARFRRGAFLPWIYGFVAVALAGVGFVLRAAGDSVVAAQFFFVFISVLNLFVVSVFWSFLLELFDMDQTKRLFGVIAAGGTAGALAGPLLTSLIVERVGNASILFIGATLFTGAIVFQRILLGIWSRSDGEPGSVKPPQDVPLGGNPFAGFSLILKSPYLLGIALFVVLAATANTFLYFAQLRIVSETFADTAVRTRVFGQLDFTVQSLTFLAQIVFTGRIASKFGIGALLTAVPLAVMAGFLFLAGSQTFAVLAAVMITRRVGEYSFVRPGREMLFSRVDTETKYKAKNAIDVPVYRGGDALVAQVDSALSGAGMSPSGIALLGAGAALAWAANGVLLGRAKRDVERAALAHQAAG; encoded by the coding sequence ATGCACACCCGACCCCCGTCCAACGCACCACCCTCGCCGCTGACGCGGCTGCTGCAGCGGGGCGCGACCATCGAGCCAGGCGAGACCGCGGCGGTGGTGACGGCCTTCCTGCTGTTCTTCTGCGTCATGTCCGGGTACTTCTCGGTGCGCCCGGTGCGCGAGACCGTGGGGACCATCCTGGGTCCGGAGCGGACGGCGGACCTGTATATCGCGACCTGGATCGCGTCGCTGGCCATCGTCCCCGCCTACGGATGGCTGTGTGCCCGCTTCCGTCGAGGCGCCTTTCTCCCCTGGATCTACGGGTTCGTGGCCGTGGCGCTGGCGGGCGTGGGATTCGTTCTCCGCGCGGCCGGTGACAGCGTGGTCGCGGCGCAGTTCTTCTTCGTGTTCATCAGCGTACTCAACCTGTTCGTGGTCTCCGTGTTCTGGAGCTTCCTGCTCGAGCTCTTCGACATGGATCAGACGAAGCGTCTGTTCGGTGTGATCGCCGCCGGGGGAACGGCCGGCGCGCTGGCCGGGCCTCTGCTGACCAGCCTCATCGTGGAGCGGGTGGGCAATGCCTCCATCCTGTTCATCGGAGCAACGCTCTTCACGGGTGCCATCGTGTTTCAGCGCATTCTGCTGGGGATCTGGTCCAGGAGCGATGGCGAGCCCGGTTCCGTGAAGCCTCCTCAGGACGTCCCTTTGGGTGGCAACCCGTTCGCAGGATTCAGCCTGATCCTGAAATCACCGTATCTGCTGGGCATCGCGCTGTTCGTGGTGTTGGCTGCCACCGCCAACACCTTCCTCTACTTCGCCCAGCTCCGCATCGTGTCCGAGACCTTCGCGGACACGGCCGTGCGCACGCGCGTGTTCGGCCAGCTCGATTTCACGGTGCAGAGCCTCACTTTCCTCGCACAGATCGTATTCACCGGGAGGATCGCGTCCAAGTTCGGAATTGGAGCGTTGCTGACGGCCGTGCCGCTCGCGGTCATGGCGGGCTTCTTGTTCCTGGCCGGCTCCCAGACGTTCGCCGTGTTGGCGGCCGTGATGATCACACGGCGGGTGGGGGAGTACTCGTTCGTGCGCCCGGGCAGGGAAATGCTCTTCAGCCGCGTGGACACCGAGACGAAGTACAAGGCGAAGAACGCCATCGACGTCCCCGTCTACCGCGGCGGCGATGCGCTCGTGGCCCAGGTGGATTCCGCGCTGAGCGGAGCCGGGATGAGCCCGTCGGGAATCGCGCTGCTCGGAGCCGGCGCCGCCCTGGCCTGGGCAGCCAACGGCGTGCTGCTGGGCCGGGCGAAGCGGGACGTGGAGCGCGCGGCGCTGGCCCACCAGGCTGCCGGCTAG
- a CDS encoding NAD-dependent epimerase/dehydratase family protein — protein MSTTRRGFLYTTAAAAGAVGLGVPLSAETAPAGRGPRADAPARKLRLLILGGTGFTGPHQVRYAVERGHTVTVFNRGRRQADLPESVEHLVGDRNGDLESLKGRTWDVVIDNPTTLPNWVRLSGELLKDACEQYIFISTISVYADNSRPGMDETTPVAVYDGEADPFTLPVEESGRFYGALKALSERETGYWFPGRATIIRPGLIVGPGDETDRFTYWPARIHRGGEVLAPGTPDDATQIIDARDLAHWTIRMAEQGTVGVFNATGPEEPRSMREMLEGIRAALGSDARFTWVEQDFLAVQEVRGWSHMPVWVPVTDESAAFMRVSVERARAAGLTYRSLGETARATLAYYLSRSDERNGTMRAGLPAEREREVLAAWHAR, from the coding sequence ATGAGCACGACCCGCAGAGGCTTTCTGTACACGACCGCAGCCGCCGCAGGAGCTGTGGGACTGGGCGTGCCCCTGTCCGCAGAGACGGCCCCTGCCGGGCGCGGCCCACGTGCGGACGCACCCGCCCGCAAGCTTCGTCTGTTGATCCTGGGTGGCACTGGGTTCACAGGTCCGCACCAGGTCCGGTATGCCGTGGAGCGAGGGCACACGGTCACGGTGTTCAATCGGGGACGCCGACAGGCCGATCTGCCCGAATCCGTCGAACACCTGGTGGGCGATCGCAACGGAGACCTGGAGTCGTTGAAGGGGCGCACCTGGGATGTCGTGATCGACAACCCCACCACGCTTCCCAACTGGGTGCGGTTGTCGGGTGAGCTGCTCAAGGATGCCTGTGAACAGTACATCTTCATCAGCACCATCTCCGTCTACGCCGACAACAGCCGACCGGGCATGGACGAAACGACACCGGTCGCTGTCTACGACGGAGAGGCGGACCCGTTCACGCTGCCGGTGGAGGAGTCGGGGCGCTTCTATGGGGCGCTCAAGGCGCTGTCGGAACGGGAAACGGGGTATTGGTTCCCAGGCCGGGCCACCATCATCCGGCCCGGCCTGATCGTAGGCCCCGGCGACGAGACGGATCGGTTCACCTATTGGCCCGCGCGCATCCATCGTGGAGGGGAGGTGTTGGCACCGGGCACCCCCGACGACGCCACGCAGATCATCGATGCCCGTGACCTCGCGCACTGGACGATCCGCATGGCCGAACAGGGCACGGTGGGCGTGTTCAACGCGACCGGACCGGAGGAACCGCGCTCCATGCGCGAGATGCTGGAGGGCATCCGCGCGGCCCTCGGCTCCGACGCGAGGTTCACCTGGGTGGAGCAGGACTTCCTGGCGGTGCAGGAGGTGCGGGGCTGGTCCCACATGCCCGTGTGGGTGCCGGTCACGGACGAGAGCGCCGCGTTCATGCGCGTCAGCGTCGAGCGGGCTCGCGCGGCCGGGCTCACCTACCGTTCGCTGGGCGAGACGGCGCGTGCCACCCTCGCCTACTACCTGTCGCGCAGTGACGAGCGCAACGGAACCATGCGAGCAGGATTACCCGCGGAACGCGAGCGCGAGGTGCTGGCCGCCTGGCATGCGCGCTGA
- a CDS encoding molybdopterin cofactor-binding domain-containing protein codes for MGSFPERAEALARALGPWQGSTSRRDFLKASGLFVLSFSGGGALRPTPAARGGRGGAAAGPYPDPDYLQLDSWLVVHEDGSATFYVGKTDGGQGTGTAFRQLMCDELDIAYDRTTLVMGRTDLTVDQGGSGGSDAIERDAVPARRVAAEARRVLLELAAEHFQVTTEQLSVREGVIWLTREPARRVTYGELVGARRFDVALRGDNVNETTGQAPLKAVQDLRLTGQSIPRYDIPAKVDGSLQWAVDVRLPGMVHARHVRPPAAGASVIAIDESSVRDLPGFLRVIHRGNYIAVLCEREEQAIEAAGRLDVTWSVPAGAPFPSSEDLFSYLRRTSPEPGRPPRAVGDPDGALAAAATVIEASYDVPFQGHTAIGPAHGLADPSDGQLTIYTNDMKPYSLRTGVADFLGLPRDQVRVIWMDGPQLYGRTAADDAGFEAAYLAHEMGRPVRVQWSREEETAWDTKGPAFAFDLRGGLDASGKLVALDYRARVADYAHVGYNEPDTVLIAQLMGIRPARPSPGGASPPDESYHIPSRRQDTAVVRFPLAFETPLRTGNLRDPGGPQVTFAGESFIDELAAAAGRDPVEFRLDLLRASSDDDEAFLRTRAIAVIEAAAREYGWTARPSVQQIGSERILTGRGIAYAHRARTVVAEIAEVDVDRETGAVRVRRMVCAHDCGLVVNPDGVRSAIQGNLLHGLSRTLFEEVRFDTEKVTSVDWRTHPTLRHQDAPERIDIVLVNGDPNPARPDLPAYGAGEPSHRPVGAAVANAIFDATGVRLRRLPLRPERVKAALEAAGL; via the coding sequence ATGGGCTCTTTCCCGGAGCGCGCCGAAGCGCTGGCCCGTGCGCTGGGGCCCTGGCAGGGGAGCACCTCGCGCCGCGATTTCTTGAAGGCCTCAGGCCTGTTCGTGTTGAGCTTCAGCGGAGGCGGTGCGCTGCGGCCCACCCCCGCGGCCAGGGGCGGGCGCGGCGGCGCTGCCGCCGGCCCCTACCCCGACCCGGACTACCTGCAGCTCGACTCCTGGCTGGTCGTGCACGAGGACGGCTCGGCCACGTTCTACGTCGGCAAGACCGATGGCGGCCAAGGTACGGGGACCGCATTCCGTCAACTCATGTGCGACGAGCTGGACATCGCCTACGACCGGACCACGCTGGTGATGGGGCGAACCGACCTGACCGTCGATCAGGGCGGGTCGGGAGGGTCCGACGCCATCGAGCGCGATGCGGTGCCGGCGCGACGCGTCGCCGCGGAAGCTCGACGCGTGCTGCTCGAGCTCGCGGCCGAGCACTTCCAGGTCACGACGGAGCAACTCTCGGTGCGTGAGGGCGTGATCTGGCTGACTCGCGAGCCCGCTCGGCGCGTCACCTACGGGGAACTCGTGGGCGCGCGTCGCTTCGACGTGGCGCTCCGCGGCGACAACGTGAATGAGACCACGGGTCAGGCACCGCTCAAAGCGGTCCAGGACCTCAGGCTCACCGGTCAATCGATTCCACGCTACGACATCCCCGCCAAGGTCGACGGCTCCCTGCAATGGGCCGTCGACGTGCGCCTACCGGGCATGGTGCACGCGCGCCATGTGCGCCCTCCCGCGGCTGGTGCCAGCGTAATCGCCATCGACGAATCCTCGGTGCGCGACCTCCCTGGCTTCCTGCGGGTGATTCATCGCGGGAACTACATCGCGGTCCTCTGCGAACGGGAGGAGCAAGCGATCGAGGCGGCGGGCCGTCTCGACGTGACGTGGAGCGTTCCCGCCGGGGCGCCCTTCCCTTCCTCCGAGGACCTCTTCAGCTACCTGCGCCGCACTTCTCCGGAGCCCGGACGCCCGCCGCGCGCAGTCGGTGATCCGGACGGAGCACTGGCCGCCGCGGCCACGGTGATCGAGGCCTCCTACGACGTTCCGTTTCAAGGGCATACCGCCATCGGCCCCGCACACGGTCTGGCCGATCCCTCGGACGGCCAGCTGACGATCTATACGAACGACATGAAGCCCTACAGCCTGCGCACGGGAGTGGCGGACTTCCTGGGGCTGCCCCGCGACCAGGTGCGGGTCATCTGGATGGATGGACCGCAGCTCTACGGACGAACGGCCGCGGACGATGCCGGGTTCGAAGCCGCCTATCTGGCCCACGAGATGGGCCGCCCGGTACGCGTGCAGTGGAGCCGCGAGGAGGAGACCGCCTGGGATACCAAGGGTCCCGCGTTCGCCTTCGATCTGCGCGGGGGGTTGGACGCCTCCGGGAAGCTGGTAGCTCTCGACTACCGTGCGCGTGTCGCGGACTACGCGCATGTGGGCTACAACGAGCCGGACACGGTGCTCATTGCACAGCTGATGGGCATCCGCCCCGCGCGGCCGTCCCCGGGCGGGGCGTCTCCTCCGGACGAATCCTATCACATTCCCAGCCGGCGCCAGGACACGGCCGTGGTGCGGTTCCCGTTGGCCTTCGAGACACCCCTGCGCACGGGCAACCTGCGCGACCCGGGCGGCCCCCAGGTCACCTTCGCCGGAGAGTCGTTCATCGACGAGCTGGCCGCTGCGGCGGGTCGGGACCCGGTCGAGTTCCGCCTGGACCTGCTGCGCGCCAGCAGCGACGACGACGAGGCGTTCCTTCGTACGAGAGCGATCGCGGTCATTGAAGCAGCGGCCCGCGAGTACGGATGGACCGCGCGTCCCTCGGTGCAGCAGATCGGAAGCGAACGGATCCTCACGGGTCGGGGCATCGCGTATGCGCACCGCGCCCGCACCGTGGTCGCGGAAATCGCGGAGGTGGACGTGGATCGCGAGACCGGAGCCGTCCGTGTACGGCGCATGGTCTGCGCGCACGACTGCGGGTTGGTGGTCAATCCGGACGGCGTGCGCAGCGCCATCCAGGGGAACCTCCTGCATGGCCTCAGCCGCACTCTGTTCGAGGAGGTCCGGTTCGACACGGAAAAGGTGACCAGCGTGGACTGGCGCACCCACCCGACCCTGCGCCACCAGGATGCGCCCGAGCGCATCGACATCGTATTGGTAAACGGGGACCCGAACCCGGCCCGCCCCGATCTGCCCGCCTACGGAGCGGGGGAACCCTCCCATCGACCCGTGGGCGCTGCGGTGGCCAACGCGATCTTCGACGCGACCGGCGTACGCCTACGCCGGCTTCCCCTGCGACCGGAGCGCGTGAAAGCGGCGTTGGAGGCTGCGGGGCTGTAG
- a CDS encoding (2Fe-2S)-binding protein, protein MSEVKLTVNGRVHTLDVDPSTPLLYVLRNDLGLRGPRFGCGLGQCGTCTVLVDGRPTRSCSRALSSIRGEVTTLEGLSQDGRLHPLQQAWIDEQVPQCGYCQNGQIMTAKALLDRNPEPTDEDIRQGMNGVLCRCMTYYRIQSAVRRAAAVMAADGASGRGGSGPERPQEVR, encoded by the coding sequence ATGAGCGAGGTCAAGCTCACCGTCAATGGCCGAGTCCATACGCTGGACGTCGACCCCTCCACTCCGCTGCTCTACGTGCTCCGCAACGACCTGGGGCTCCGCGGCCCCCGCTTCGGATGTGGGCTCGGGCAATGCGGAACCTGCACCGTGTTGGTCGACGGTCGACCCACCCGCTCATGCAGCCGTGCGCTGTCGTCCATCCGCGGTGAGGTCACCACTCTGGAGGGGCTGTCGCAGGACGGGCGCCTCCATCCGTTGCAGCAGGCCTGGATCGATGAGCAGGTGCCACAGTGCGGCTACTGCCAGAACGGTCAGATCATGACGGCCAAGGCGCTGCTGGACCGCAATCCCGAGCCCACGGACGAGGACATCCGCCAGGGGATGAACGGTGTGCTCTGCCGCTGCATGACCTACTACCGCATCCAATCCGCGGTCCGCAGGGCTGCCGCCGTCATGGCGGCGGATGGTGCCAGCGGCCGCGGTGGCTCTGGGCCGGAGCGCCCGCAGGAGGTCCGGTGA
- a CDS encoding DsbA family protein → MPSRSFYVFLGLLALAGAGWLAYSVTRAPSGATVSAMPLEDLGDAQALLDAAQGVDGGSPDAPVHVMVFSDFTCPSCKHFNEVVEPRLQSELIATGKVRYTYHDYPLDPLAREGNSHRHGLLAARAARCVAEQGRFWEFHDLLFERQQQWSFDRRPPFERLEQYAAEVGAQVEPFRACLDGDAHTQVIMANRMLGDSLHITGTPTTYVEGRVLDPWDSYDALVALVEEALARR, encoded by the coding sequence ATGCCGTCCCGCAGCTTCTACGTCTTCCTGGGTCTCCTCGCGCTGGCCGGTGCCGGCTGGTTGGCCTATTCCGTGACCCGGGCTCCGAGCGGCGCCACCGTCTCCGCGATGCCGCTCGAAGACCTGGGCGATGCGCAGGCGCTCCTGGATGCAGCCCAAGGAGTCGATGGCGGCAGCCCCGACGCACCGGTCCATGTGATGGTGTTCAGCGATTTCACCTGCCCGTCCTGCAAGCACTTCAACGAGGTGGTGGAGCCGCGGCTCCAGAGCGAGCTCATCGCCACGGGAAAGGTGCGCTACACCTACCACGACTATCCGCTCGACCCCCTGGCCCGGGAAGGCAATTCCCACCGACATGGGCTGCTGGCCGCCCGCGCCGCCCGCTGCGTCGCCGAGCAGGGCCGGTTCTGGGAGTTCCACGATCTGCTCTTCGAGCGGCAGCAGCAGTGGTCCTTCGATCGCCGTCCACCGTTCGAGCGCCTGGAGCAATACGCGGCCGAGGTGGGCGCGCAGGTCGAGCCCTTCCGTGCCTGCCTGGACGGCGACGCGCACACGCAGGTGATCATGGCCAACCGCATGCTCGGCGACAGCCTGCACATCACGGGCACCCCCACCACCTACGTGGAGGGTCGCGTGCTCGATCCCTGGGACAGCTACGACGCCCTGGTGGCGCTGGTCGAGGAGGCGCTGGCCCGCCGTTGA